The DNA region ggtgagaattgtgtagtttgatgtgaatttttgggagtgaaattgggggtatttatagatgaaagtgtgtatttttggggtaaaaaaaattaaaaaaaaaattaaaaagtgggaaaaacggatataatttttttgggaagtgaatttttttttatcagtttttttaattaaaaaccgattttttttaaaaaaataatttatttaaacccAACGGCTATGCCTTTGACGAATGAGGGTGCGCCACGTCAGctactcgctggcacggcgctgctcgacgTGCcagcggacggcggtggcgagcagcgccaccgttgcggatgctcttacatcTTGTGGATAGTGAAATTAAGTAGGTATTTTCTTGACTTCAGTTACATAATTCCTAAGCCTTAGTTCCGTAGCAAATCAATGTCGTACCAACATTTTTCTTGTGGATTTTTGTGAGTGAAGTCAAAGAGAGTTCAAATGTAGTCTCCACTTCACTGGTTGATGATCAAATTGATTGgaattatatatattacaaatatgttaattaattcaGAAGCCTTCTAATTTCTTATAGCAAGATATTAGTGCGATTCAATTAGTAAAAGAATTTATGTTTATGTTAAACATTATttatgaagaaaaagaaaagaaagcagAAGATTAGCTGTGATATCACTCTAGTTGAGCTTAAAAGCATAAGTTAATTGATTAAacctaatatttaattaaagttgGTAATTTGTAGCCAAGGAGTTAGTGGGAACATTAGTTATCCATTTGCTGTTGCTTTAGGCCAAGTTATTTGGCTAATTTGATTGAAACTGTCACCTTCCAATCCTCCAAGTTTCGTGCAAACTAATAAAACATATAGTTGTGGCAATTCCAACTATATATTACACATTTAACTTTTTTTCAtatatgattttgtttttattttttttactataataTGCGCAACAAAAATGCAATCCTCCAAAATATCAACATGCCCTATTTGATGTTCCTTCATTCGCttctataatattttaaaatcagACTGGACCAACCAAACCAATTAATGCCTTGTTCGTTCGACGGTTGAACcgatttttgtttttgtaattttaaaactGTATCTAATAGTAGTAAGTAATAACAATGACTTTGATATCATTAGATGATTATAATTTTCTATTATTAATGTATATTCGTTATTTTTCACCCATTAtctttcaatatttaattatactCCGTAATATAtttactaacaatattttagtGATCAATAATTCGTGAACTGCTAGATATGGAGGTTCACTTATCCAGCTGATCATTTATTTAAAGATGGTTCTATTTACCcttataaataatgaatattttAAAAGGATAGTTATCATTTAAATTATGAGTATGAGTAAGAGTGAGTATTCAGCTTTCGGTTAGGTTATTTTGGTCGAATCGAACTAAAccgaaaaattaaatattttttaaaatgaaaactgAATTATCCGAAGAACCAAAcctgaaaattcaaaattcaaactgaaaaaccaaaattttataaatatatccaaaaaattagaaaaaattgaaatctaaactataaaatatatccaaaaaaacaaaaaataaatcaattttatatAATCAACACAAAAATTATATCATATCAACCATTAACATATCCAATTAATTTCAATCCttttaaaatctaaatattattattacatttattaatataaatcaaCACAAATAGAATTTATTTAAAGTATACaatacattatttatttaatattaaaaataatttggcttttctattttttttcaattcgaatttaaatttcggtttggtttggACTGAATATTTAGTTTCGATtattttgctcacccctaattaTGAATAACTTTATAGCCCGACTCACTCGAAAAAGTTAAAAGATTGATCAATTATTTGCAATATACAATATACATTTCCAAAGttgcaaacaaaataaaaatttataatttaatggcATTTATCCCCTATAAATGTTATTGTTAAATGTAaagatcaaaattaaaattcacgaTTTAAAGGATAATTATCCATTCTAAATATTCCCAACTGTATGCAATGTATGGTAAGAGCATCTCCTATGGCGCCCCtccggtaggacgtccggtcggacaccgggaagggcgacgggacgtccaccgttgggaggtcggaggtcggatacggacgtcccgtgaggacgtcgggtgtcctcggacatcccggcgacgggcgggcggacgtccgccactgtggcttcaactcggacgtccggtcggacgtcccgttttttttttttttttttgaaactctatatatacggctcgttgaattttatttcattcgcaccacttgcgttaataacaagtttctctctatattcccaacatcggcgatgtcatgtacgcatgtatcataatgcacaacatgattgtcgaaaatgaagctgcggaactgactcagtggaccaatgaagatgatacgggtgcaggtccaagtcacggcgtggccaccgcgaatgtgaatatgggggtacctcatggagaggtcgagcggctgcgtgcatttgccgacatgcggcaaacagatgcccatattcgacttcagcaggatattatcgaagaggtttggactcggaggggttgacgtgataatgtatgaattttttttttattagtgtgtaattttttttttcgaatcatgtatgttttttccgataaagttgttaatttttcccgttcgtattctcggtcaaattttatttccgtaaacgtaaattgttttatttgtgaatttatgattttttttattgcgggatgtcctagtgggaagggcgatgggaagggcggatatgcatgggatgtcctagtgatgtggcagtggggtgggatgtcctagtgacgtggcaggaggtgtttttgggatgtcctagtggatgtccgagtgggatgtccgcccactggagatgctctaagactTCAAACAATCTAAATTGATGAATGGACCTAGTATATTCAATCTGATTAAAAAgtagtaagagcatctccaatggcggacgtccggtcggacatccggtcggacgtcgcgacgggcgaccgggacgtccgccattgtggcgtttagggtcggatacggacgtcccgtgaggacgtcgggtgtcctcggacgtcggcgcgacgggcgggcggacgtccgccattgtggcatccagtcggacatccggtcggacgtcccgttttttaattttttttttcgaatcatgtatgttttttccgatgaagttgttaatttttccgataaagttgttaatttttcccgtaatTTTTTCGAATAATGTAtgaggtttggactcggaggggttgacgtcaaattttatttccgtaaatgtaaattgttttatttgtaaatgtatgatttttttttattgcgggatgtcctagtgggaagggcggacataggaggggatgtcctagtgtcgtggcagtgggatgggaagtcctagtgacgtggcaggaggtgtttttgggatgtcctagtgggatgtccgcccactggagatgctctgagAGTATAATTATCGACCGACTATTTGATGTGATGGTTTTTGGGCCGTTAATCTAGCAAAGCGGCTCACTAACCACCACACCCACACCTGCAACCCCATGTGCCTCTCAATCCATCCTAATCGCATGTCAAGTTAATTAGTTTTATTTAACTCTCAATAATACTTTTATAAATATGTCGACAAAATATATTACAATTGGACATAACCATTTAATTTACGGACATAAGAAACAATCTTTCATTGTTATATGTCTCCGCTAAACTGAAGCTGACCAAATTTACAATGTGAATATGTTTCTcgctaataaaatgataaattttgacaaaattgataaagtagtAAAAACACTCAGAAAAAAGGGTCGAAGATATTGTTGATAGAGAATGAAATGCAATTCATTAAAAAGATGCCTCATTTTTAGATGATTCAAAATGCAAAAGAGTGAACTTTAACTTTAATACTTGAAAAAAAGTTTTGTTACTTTTAGGTTCAtggaatttgaaaaatataatcataatttatgaagaatgaaaaatatctcaacaagTCATTACAAGTAATTAGTTTTAAACATAACATATTATTACAATAatgattgaaaattaaaaaatatttgttgTCACACATAAACTACAGTTAAAAAGGCGTGTGAATTTTGATCAATAATTTTTGTTTCTAGACGTctttcatttgtttgtaaaatGTTGCATGTGCCCATATAAAATGATTCAAATATTCAATAATAAATGGCTCGAGTTCAAGTCTATTATAAAAGTAATAGTATGACCTTAAAAATATCTTATCCATCTattcaagaaaaaggaaaagaagaaaaataataatattattaagtACTAACTTAAAAGGCATTGTATTTCCACAAAAGATTATGTAGAGCAATTATGGGCAACTTATATTTAAATGATCACAAATTTTGTCCACATATTTGTTTTCTCATTCTATATAACTGCCAAAGTGCCAATCACTTCTTCCTACTAactgtgagagagagagaaagaaagagaaagagaaagagaaagagaaagagaaagagaaagagaaagagaaaatgatGAGGTTAAGGTCAAAGCGGTTCTCCAGAAGCAATTCTAGGgttggcggcggcggtggagtaAGCCCCGGCGCCACCATCGGCCGCGGAGAAATCAAATGGGAACTTAGGCCCGGCGGCATGCTTGTCCAAAAAAGAGAAAGCAAAGAAAATTCCGGCGAAGAGACGATGATCACCATTAGAGTCTCAACCGTCTCTAAATGGCATGATATCTCAATTCAAGCCACTTCCACATTTGGTAACAATTCCATCTATTACTAATTAAATgtgttaaatttttaaaatttgcgTGTATCTTTTAAGAATTTCTAACTTTCTACAATAATCCGATGTTAAATTGAGACTTTCTACAatgtggagtattttttttggggGTTTTGTAATCTGATTTTTGTGAGTTTACTATTTTATTATGCAGGTGAATTGAAGATTCTGTTATCAATATTGACGAAATTGGAGCCCCACGAGCAAAGATTGCTATTCAAaggaaaagagagagaggatGATGAACACTTGCACATGGTAGGTGTAAGAGATAAGGACAAAGTGCTAATGTTAGAAGATCCGGCTATCAGAGAGGGCAAGCTACTCGGGTCGGGCCGGACCACCCGGGTCATCGGAGCCCCTTATCGCACTATTAGTGTCTAATTAAGTAACACTAGTATTACTATTAATGAAGGCTTACATGTTTTTCTTCTATTGTTTTCATGATCAACTAACTATAAAACAAGCTATTAGTATTTGTTAAAATGTAATGATGCGTGTTTGTGTGGGGTGTTTGTAAAATGATGAATGTCTAAGTCattttgaattatagttatagGGTATATGTTCTACTTCTATGTACCAGAAATGAATCAATGATATTAGTTCCTCTTTCTCTTTGTTCTGTAAAGAGGTTCTTACTCATCCCCTTCTTACTAATTAATTCATCTCAATAATATTCTAAAATCCAAAATAAGTAAACAATTATCTCTAATAATATTCCAAAACTaccattttagatttttaaataaaatatatctaTTTTTAGATTTACATTCACTTTAATTCCAAATCaccttttcaaattttataaataaaaatatatatagaaaatattcttttaagtttgaatttagtgtaaatgaTTAGAGTAAAATCACTATTCAATGTGACATTTAAACTAAAATGTGTTTGAATTTTGTATAAATGATTGGAGATGCTCATacctccatccgtcccactttaagtgacacatttttcattttggaaGTCTCGCTCTAAATGACataattcttaaaataaaaacaataccccttctactttattttatctctacttAACTTATAACACAACACTGCGTATGATCTTGTGctgaataaaaaaatactccactaCTCCAATTAGAGTGCGACGGAATTTTTCCTTCTAATTTAAGTAGGGAATTCGTTATATACATactttaataatattatttgaaaatctGCTTAGTCTCTGTGCTCATAATATGAAGT from Salvia splendens isolate huo1 chromosome 9, SspV2, whole genome shotgun sequence includes:
- the LOC121746725 gene encoding BAG family molecular chaperone regulator 2-like; the encoded protein is MMRLRSKRFSRSNSRVGGGGGVSPGATIGRGEIKWELRPGGMLVQKRESKENSGEETMITIRVSTVSKWHDISIQATSTFGELKILLSILTKLEPHEQRLLFKGKEREDDEHLHMVGVRDKDKVLMLEDPAIREGKLLGSGRTTRVIGAPYRTISV